Part of the Imperialibacter roseus genome, AGGGTCGAACTTACGGGTGAAGTGAAGCAACTTGCTGAAATGTACATTACTGAAAAGGTTGTTGGACGGACTAGCATAGCGGATTGTCAACATATTGCATTGGCAACCATCAACAAGGCAGATGTGTTAGCCAGTTGGAACTTTAAACATATTGTGAACCTTGAACGAATAAGAGGTTATAATTCCATTAACTTTAGGGAAGGTTATCAGATGACTGAAATCCGAACACCGAACGAAATATTTAGAGATGAAGACGGCAACTAGAACACCATCAATGGTTCAACATTTGAGGGAAATTCGTAATCAAGTCAGTCTAGACATTATGAATATGTCATTAGCTGAGGAACGAGCCTATTTATCCGAACAACTTGCCCAACTGAAAGCCAAGCAAAAAAAGGCGAACAGGTAACAAGTCCTTCAATCGTCCTCGTTTGAGTCCCGATAATTATCGGGAGAAACGGCTGTCGGCCCGGAAGGATATAGCGAGACAAGCGATGGCATCGCCTCGTAAAAATCGTACTTACTTCATCCCACTCACCGCCACCACACTCTCCACAATCAACCTCACCTCCTCGTCCGTCATCGTCGGATGCAGGGAAATCCTTACCCAGCCAGGCTTGGCGGAGGTATCGCCCCGGTCGATCAGGTCAGTGATTTGTTTTGATTGCTCCGCCCCAATCCCCAGCAAATAGTGCCCATAGGTGCCTGCACAGGAGCAGCCCCCCCGGCACTGGATGCCAAAGTAGTCGTTGAGCAGCTGCACGGTAGTGTTGAAGTGCTGGCCCTCCACATAGAAGGATACAATCGGCAGCCTGTTTCTATGCTGCGGAGCCAGTATGCGCACATCGGGAATGCCCGACAAACCCTCCCACAAAATTGCCAGCAGCTCCTCCTCCCGGTGTGCCATGCGGTCGACCCCCATCTGCTCCTTTAGTTGAATACACAGCGCCGCTTTGATCGTTTGCAAAATCGGTGGTGTGCCTCCATCTTCCCGGTCCTCAATGTCGTCCACGTACTTCCGCCCGCCCCAGGGGTTCGTCCAGTCGACCGTGCCACCACCGCTGTTGTCGGGCACGTCGTTATGGTAGAGCTTTCTGTTAAAGACCAGCACGCCGGAAGCACCCGGCCCACCCAAAAACTTATGAGGAGAAAAGTAGACAGCGTCCAGGTGTGCTCCCTCTTGCGTAGGGTGCATGTTGATGTTCATATAAGGCGCCGAGCAGGCAAAGTCGACAAAACAATAGCCGTCGTGCCTGTGCATCACCCCGGCAATATCGTGGTAGGGAGTGCTGATGCCCGTCACATTGGAGCAGGCGGTAATGGCGGCAATTTTCAGCGGCCGGGCATTGTAGCGGGCCACTGCTTCTTCAAACAGAGCGGCCTCTACTTCTCCCCTGGCGTTGGGCGGCACTACCACCACGTCGGCGATGGTTTCGAGCCAGCTGGTGTGGTTGGAGTGGTGCTCCATGTGCGTGATGAAGACCACAGGCCGTTCCGATGCTGGCACTTGCCACCTGTGCCTGAACCGCTCAGGCACCCGCAGCCCCAGAAGTCGTTGCAGCTTGTTCACACCGTCGGTCATGCCGGAACCGGACGCAATCAGTACATCGTCGGCCGAAGCATTCACATGGCTTTTGATGGTCTGCCTGGCATTGTGATAAGCACGTGATATAAACGCCCCGGAGTGGCTGGTGTCCGTGTGGGTGTTGGCCATCATGGGCATAATCTCCTGCAGCAGGTGGCTTTCAATCGGCCAGTAGCAGCGCCCGCTGGCCGTCCAGTCGGCATACAGCATGCGGATAGAGGAATGCCTGGCCGTGGCTATTTGCTGGTCAATGCCGATAATATTCTTCCTGTAGGAAACGAAGTACGCTTCCAGGTCGAGTGTTTGTTGATGTTTTTCCATGATTAACAGGTCAGATTAAAGGCGCAGACTGTTGCACTACTACCGCTACCGCATGGGCAATATTGTTTAGCTCATTCTACCTTCACTTCCGAAGCCGGGTAGAATTGCTCCGAATTGATGAGACCCTTAACTGGACATAAATGCTAGCGCTGGCGCCCCCCTCTCCCAAAAGGAGAGGGGAAACAAATGCTTAGCATTTCAACGGGCGCCCGGCTTAGGGGTGAGGTGTGTGTCGTCCTAAATAGGTTCCCATCTTACAGACGCTTGAATTTTGGTCGCCCTGATCAACACCCCTTTCTTACCAGCTTACCCACCCTTTTCACTACGGGCCAGGAAGCTTTGCTTAAATCCTTGCTGTAGTAAGCAAGCCCGGTACTGTCCTTTTCAAACTCTGCCTGCCCGCCGTAAAAACGGGTAAGGGCCTCTACTTTCTCAGCCATCAACGAGTCTTCGCCACGAATCTCCAATGGAAGCGTTGGGTAGAGCAGATAATTGTACCAGTCGTGCACGCCGCCGTAGAGAATGGATGACCGCTTTTTAATAGCCTGAGGCAGTGAGATGATCCATAGATGACGGGTCAGCAGGTCATCGCCGGAATAAAAAACGTAAGTCTTGCCTTCCGGCAACCCCTTCTCCTGTATCTCATTCAGCGACATATTCACAGCCGTAGGCAAATGAAACTCTTCGAATAGGTCGGGCTCCCTGAGGTCGATAAGCACCAGCGGCTCCCGGTTCTTGATTTGTTCTGCCAGCGTCACCACCGACACAAACCTGGGCTCCTGACTCACGCTCTTCGGGCCGTTGGGAAAGGCCAGCGCCACTACCAACGACGCCACAGCCAGCAAAAAGGCCATCGCAGCCAGCTTCTGATTTAAGGTGAGTTGTTTCATTGGCCCGAATACTTTTTTTCAAGTTTCTCCGACGCCCAAAAGCCCGCCAACGCCATGCCTACCAGCAGAAAGACCATGATGCCTTCCGGGATGCCGAAGTAGTCGTCCATTGTCACCTGTCCAAGCGGCCCGGCGGTGTAGAAACCTTCCAGCCAGGGGTACAACTCCCCAAATAAGAAGATACCAAACAGCAGCCCAGCAACGTTCACCAATCCATCCAGACTCCCGGTAGAAGAAGCCACGCAGGAGGTGCCTGGGCAGTAGCCGCCGACAATAAAGCCCACACCAAACACCAGTCCACCGATGAGCTGTGGCCAGACAAATGTCGGCGTCAGGTAGATCATATCGGCCTGCAGCAGCCCCGCCCAGCTAAGCCAGAACACGCCCAGTATGGCCGTGATGATGGCCGTGAACATCATTTTGAACACGGTCATGTCACGAAAGTAAAACTGCCCTGCCAGCTTTTTGGCACTGCCCAGCCCCGCTCTTTCAAGGAAGAACCCAAAGGCCACGCCCGTTATTAACGCAAAAGCCAGACTGGCCTCCTCTCCTATCCAACCAAATTCGTAAAACGGTCCGTTCATGCCCAAAGTCGTTTAACAGCGCCAGCCATGGCATAGGCGCCGATGAATAATGCGATCATAAAAATCCAGCTCCCCACGTTCATCATGGCACCACCAGTGAGTGCCTGCCCACTGGTGCAGCCCCTGGCCAGTTTGGTACCAAAGGCCATGATTATGCCCCCCAGGAAGGCGTACAAGAAGCGACTGTTGTTCGACAATAGTTCTCCTTTCTCCACTTTGAACTTGAACCGATGAGCCAGCTTCCCGGAGAGAAACCCGCCAATCAGCACACCCAGCACCTCAAACACCAGCCAGTCTTTCAGCGGGCTCACGGTGCCATCACCGAGGTAACCCATGTAAAAAGCGCTGGCTTCGGCATGGGAGGCAGACACCGCATTGACGCCCGTAGCCACCACCGAAGTCATGGCACCGGAGGCTCCAATGCCACGGCCCATCACCACAAAAGCGGCCAGCAGCACCAGGCCCAGACCTATCCCACAGGCGTAAGGATTCCAATACGGCTGCGGCACCTTTGGTTGTTTTGACATATCAGTCTATTTCTATCGGGAGTTTTTCATCGGGGCCCCACTCATGAAAGGAGCCGTCGTAGATTTTGATATCAGTGTACCCAAGCAGTTTGGCCGACGTGTAAACGACCGTCAGCTGCATACCAATATGGCAGTAGAGCACCAGCTGCTTGTCTTTGGACAGCCCCTGTGCCGCAAAAATGCCCCCCAGGTCTTCCAGCGACTTGAACTCGTAGGCACCTGTGCTGGTTTTTTCGTACAGGCTTGTATAGGGGATGGTTTTGGCAGTGGGAATCCGTCCCTTGCGGGCCCCGTGGGTGGGCTCGATGCCATTGTAGAAAACCGCTGCCCTACAGTCGACAATATTGGTATTGGCATCTTTGATACTTTTCAGCACGTAGGCCTGGTCGGCCACAAGCCCCGGGTTGGGCTTAATGCTGAAAGCTCCTTTTGCAGGGGAGGGTGTTTCGGCAGACAGAGCCCCTCCACCGTCTTTCCAGGCCTTTAAGCCTCCATTCAGTATGTAGGTTTTGCTGGCATGGCCGAGGTAGTCGAAGGTGAAGTAGAGCCGGGTCACCATCGGAATCCAGTTTTCACCTGTGTAAATCACCACGTCTGTTGACGAGCTGACTCCTTTGCCTTCCAGGATGCTTTTTAGTGTGGCGTCCGGCGGAAGGTCAAAAACATGGGGGTCGTCATCGACGGTGTACTCATCCCCAGCAATGAAAACAGCGCCGGGGATATGCTCTTGCTTGTAGTTGTTTTCTTGCCCTATGTGCAGGATCACGAGGTTGTCTTGTTTCATTCTGTTTTTCAGCCAATTGGCATCCACAAGGATATTGGCCTTCTGGGCGAACAGTTGACAGGATAGCAGTAAAAGAGGGAGTCCAATGAGTTTGAGTTTATGCATGACTTTGAGTTTTTCATGCAGTTTAGGGCTTCACCTTTTCTGTTTGGGTTAACAAAGCGTTAAACTCACTTAAGCAAAAGTTAAAAGTGTTAAAGAAAGGTTAAAAAGGGGCGGCTTTGGTTAAATATAGCTAATTTTTGAAAGCGATCTGCGACATTTGAGGAGGGGAATCACCACCTGACGGTTATTGCGATGGAGCGAAACAACATGCAATCTATGTTGAAGATCATCAAGCGACTGAAGCAATCTGTCTGTTAGAACATCGCTCCGGAATAAAAAAATTGCCGCAACTGTGACAGAATTATGCACACAATCAACAAGCAATTGGCACAGCCTCGCAATGACGTCGAAATAAAAAGCGATAATGAAATCCTTCGTTTTACCCCAACCCTAAAGGGAGTCGAAGGATTTCATTATTGCATATTGTAACATGAAACTATCAAAGTACACTTTCATCCTCCTCTTCCTCGTGGTTGTTACCTCCCTGGGTGTGCTGTTGTACAATCAATACCGCATTCTCGAGCAGGACATCGAAACCAACAGGAACGTCATGAGCATGGCGGTGCCGGACATCCTCTCCGACCTTTACGATAACTCCATGTACAACGACGACCTGCGAGACCTGGTTGATGACATCAGGGGAACCGACTCCTTTGTATTTACCAACACCTCCGAGGTCACCGATCCGCTCCAACTGAAGCTCAAAACAGAGATCGACAAGGTGCTGGCACTTAATTATCCAAACTTCGACTACAGGGTAGACGGCTACACATCAAGCGAATATGGCTGCATGATCCACCGTGGCAACTGGCCGGTGCAGCCAGAAGCAAAAAATGTGATGGCAGCCGACAATCACCTTTGCTTCTGCATGATTTACCCCAAAAAGCTCGACATCGCCATGACCTACACCAACAAAGGGGCGGCAGTGCTGGGAGAGTCTGCAGATATCATCCGCACCAGTCTTATTCTCATTGTGGTAATACTAGGCGCATTTGGCTACACCATTTACACGATCAACAAGCAGAAGAAACTGTCCGATCTCAAGCGGGACTTCATCAACAACCTCACCCATGAGTTCAAAACACCCATCTTTTCCATTTCGCTTGCGGCCAAATCGCTGAAAGCGAAAGAGGAAGTAAAGACCTCAGAAAAGATGACTTCCTACGTGAACCTCATCGGCGCAGAGAGCAAAAGGTTGCAGACCCAGGTGGACAAAATCCTGCAGATGGCTATGCTTGACTCGGGTAATCTCCACCTCGAAAAAAAGACATTTGATCTCCATGAGGTGATCCGGCAAGTAGCAGACAGCTTTACCATGATCATTGCTGAAAAGCAAGGTGAAATAAAGCTCAGCTTGTTGGCAAAGAGGCACCTCATCACGGCCGATGAAACCCACATCAAAAACGTGCTGTACAACCTGATCGACAATGCACAGAAGTACACCAACGGAGCACCCAAAATCAACATCAGCACTTCCGACACAGCACAGGATGGCATCTTGCTGGTGGTAAAAGACCATGGCATTGGCATCGACGAGCGGGTACAGAAATACATCTTCGATCAGTTTTACCGGGCTCAGCAGGGCGACATCCACACTGTGAAAGGCTTTGGGCTGGGGCTCAGCTATGTCAAGCGCATTGTGGAATTTCATATGGGCACCATCAGCCTCACGAGCCAACCAGGCGCTGGCAGCGAGTTTAGCATCTTTTTACCCCAGGTGTCATGAGCAGCATTTTACTTGTAGAAGACGACCACAGCCTGGGCTATATCCTGAAGGAGTACCTGCAAATGCACGACTTTACTGTGGAATGGACAAAAGACGGCGAAGAAGGGCTGCAAGCGTTCCAGCCTGGCAAGTTCGACATCTGCATCCTGGACGTGATGATGCCCAAAATGGACGGCTTTGCCCTGGCCGGTAAGTTGAAAGCCATTGACCCCACCCTTCCATTGATCTTTCTCACCGCCAAGTCGATGAAAATCGACAAGATGAAAGGCTTTAAGGCCGGTGCCGACGACTACATTGTCAAGCCGGTGGACGAGGAAGAGCTCATTATGCGGATTCAGGCAGTGTTGCGCCGTAGCGGGCAGCCCAACAAGGCAGCCACCACAGAAAGCTACACCATTGGCAGCCACACCTTTCACCTGAAAAACCGGCAGCTGCTCCGCAATGGAGAAGCCGTCAACCTCACCAAGAAGGAGGCCCGGGTACTGCAGCTCCTGTGCGAGTCGATGGGTGAGCTGGTGGAAAGCGACAAAATCCTCCGGGAGGTGTGGGGAGAAAACACCTATTTCACCCGCCGCAGCATGGATGTGTACATCTCCAAGCTCCGAAAGTACCTGAGCACCGACGAAAGCGTAAAGATCCAGAACATGCACGGGAGCGGGTATATTTTGGGGGAAAATGAAAGATGATACAAAGCCCCTTGGTTCGTGTCTCATGATCCAACCCTTACCATCATCCTGAGTGCCTTGTCGACTTCAACCAATGCGAAGAAAATTGCCTGCCAGCAGACATATTGTGAACAAGGAGCAGCAACTTTGCCCCGATCCAGCTAAGATCAAATAAATTGTGGATCAAATTGTGGCTATGCAAAACCGGCTGCAGGCGCATACTACCAACAATGTGAATACTCCGAAAAATGATTAAAGAGCAACTTCTCCAGTATGTTCGTAGCTTCGTTGCGCTCACCGACGAAGAGTCAGAGCAATTTTTAGCTCCCTTTGAAGAGGTTCATGTAAAAAAACGGCAATTCATTGTGCAGCCCAATTTCACCAACAAGCACCGGGCTTTTGTAGTAAAGGGCGCCTTCAGAAGCTATGCCGTCCACGACGGGCAGGAACACACCCTTCAGTTTGCCATCGAAAATTGGTGGGTGTCGGACTTCAACAGCTACATTTACCAGCATCCGGCAACGCTTTTTATTGTGGCCCTGGAGGACAGCATCCTCCTTCAAATTGAATACAGCAGAGAGCAGGAGCTCAAAAAGGCGAACCATAAGTTTGAAACCTTCTTCAGGATCATGGCCGAAAAAGGACTGGCCTTTGAGCACCGGCGCATCATTTTCAACCTTTGCCACTCTGCCGAAGCCCGTTATGAGAATTTCATCCTGAACTTCCCCAATTTCATTCAGCGGGTGCCGCAATACGCCCTGGCTTCTTATCTGGGTATGACCACCGAGTTTCTGTCACGAATCCGCAACAAAAAAGCGCACCGAAGAAGTTGAACTACATCAACCTCTTTTCTTGATCTGCTTCATTTTTCCTGCCTTTTGATCGCCGCACTTTTGTGCTGTCAATTTTGACAAATGATCTAAAAAAGAAAGAAAATGGAACAATCGCTGAACGAAATCTTCTCAGCCAAAAACGAGCTGGTAAAGAAAGGGCAGATAGTGGAAGCCACTGAAAAGTACTTTGCTGCCCATGCCAAAACCATCGACTTTGACGGTACAGTAACCCACAACAAATCGGAAATGGTTGCCAAAATGCAGGGGTTTGCAGGCGCCATAGCAAAAGTCAATGGCATTGAGCTGCACCACGCCGCCCTCAACGGAGACACCTCTTTTGCCGAATTCACTTTCGACTTCGACATGAAAGACGGAAGCAAAATCCTATGGCACGAAATCCTGAAGACATCATGGGAAAACGGGCAGATTGTAGAGGAACAATACTTTAAAGCCTAAACCACCCGTCAGATGAAATTTGTAACCAAGAGAATCCACGCTTACCTCGACTACCCGGTGGCGGTTGCATTGATGGCCCTTCCTTTTGTGCTGGGGCTGGGTGGGTCAAATGCTTTCGCCCTGCAGCTGTCGGTGGCCACAGGCGTCGCCGCTTTTGTGCTCACTCTGCTCACCGATCATCACCTGGGCGTAATGCGGGTGATCCCTTACCGCATACACCTGATTGTCGACGGCCTTGTTGGGGTGGTTTTTACGCTGGCACCCTTCATCTTCTCTTTTAAGGGGCTGGATACCTACTACTACCTGGTGAATGGCCTGGCTGTGTTAATGGTAGTAAGCCTGCACAAGCCCGAAGCGGTCACCTCAAAATCATAACCAGAAATAAATTTTTCATCATTTTAAAATTCAATAGACAAACAATGAAAACATTCTCATTCTTACTCACAGCATTGCTGATGTCAACCATTGGCCTTGCTCAGAACATTAAGTCGGTCAACAATATTGACGACAGCAAAATTGCCCTGCAGGGCTACAGTCCGGTGTCTTATCTGGAGCTAGGCATCGCTCAAAAAGGTCAGAAGGAGTTTAAGGCCACCCACGATGGCGTAGCTTACTACTTCACGGACGCTAAACAGAAAAAGGCATTCGAAGCCAACCCTGAGAAGTATTTGCCACAATACGGAGGCTACTGCGCCTTTGGGGTGTCGGTAGGGGCCAAATTCAGGGTTGATCCCAACAAATTTGTGGTGAAAGACGGAAAATACTACCTTTTCCTGTACGATTTGGAGGTGGACGCCCAGCAGCTGTGGCTGGAAGGCAACCATAGCCAGCTGGCCGCCAAAGCCGACAACAACTGGAAAAAGCTTAGCCGGGAATAGTGGTTCCCTGCCATTTGAAACCTGCCGCCCGAGGCCTTTGCTTCGGGTGGCTTTGTACTTCCACACATGAACAAACTACTCAATGATATCAGGGCCTGCAGCCTGTGCAAAGAGCACCTGCCCTATTTCCCAAGGCCGGTCATTCAGGCCAGCCCATTGGCCCGGATTGTGGTGATCGGGCAGGCGCCCGGCCTCAAAGTACAGCAAAGTGGCATCCCCTGGGACGATGCCAGCGGCGATAACCTGAGAAGCTGGCTTGGAATGAACCGGGAAATCTTCTACAATGACAGACTGCTGACACTCATGCCCATGGGTTTTTGCTATCCTGGCACCGGAAAAAGCGGCGACCTGCCCCCAAGGCCTGAATGCGCTCCTTTGTGGCATCAACCTGTGTTGGAATCAATGCCTGAGGTGCGGCTCACGCTGCTGATCGGGCAGTATGCCCAGACCTACTATTTGAAAGAAAGATGCATGAGCACTTTAACTGAGACAGTGAAGAACTATCAAGCCTATCTGCCGGAATACTTACCCCTTCCCCATCCATCGCCCCGCAACAATATCTGGCAAAAGAGAAACAGCTGGTTTCGGGAAGAGGTGCTCCCCACCCTTCAATCCATCATATTACCCCTATTAGAAAAAGATGACTATTGAGTTCAGGCAGCTTTCTGAGGTAAGCACCTCAGCCATCGTGGCGTTGATGAACAACCCCCTTGTGAGGCGGCAGATGCCCCTGCTAACCGACTACTTTGACGAAGCCGCCTGCGCTGCCTTCGTAGCAGCCAAAACCCGGCTATGGAACGAACATGGCTATGGCCCGTGGGCATTTGTAGTCGACGATGTATTTGCGGGCTGGGGTGGCTTGCAGCCTGAGGCGGGCGAAGCGGACCTGGCCCTGGTGCTGCACCCCGGCTACTGGGGCCTTGGAAAAAAGCTTTACCAGAAAATCATTGGCCGGGCGTTTACAGAAATGGGGCTGGAGTCCGTCACCGTGCTGTTTCCCCCCAGCCGAACCAGGTTGAAAGGCCTGCTGCGTCTCGGCTTCACAGAAGAAAGCGAGGTGTATATAGGCCAGCGTCGCTTCATTAAGTACCGGCTCAGAAGGCCCGCCTGAAGGAATGAAAGGCATGGATTCATGTGTATAAATTTTGATTTTCTGCGGCCACCGGTTCGCCGGAGCGATCGGTCCGCCGCCGAAGCGGGAATAGCTTCTACCATTGGGGAATGAATATTTAGCCTTTCGACCTACATATTCATCGTTCCACGCCGGTTCCTCTGGGTATGGCTCTCTCTATGGCTATTTTGCCGGGTTGTTTGTCGATAAGTGATATAATTCCCTATTTTTATCAAACGCCCAAACACTACCTACATGAAGAGAAGAACCTTTGTCCGAAACGTAGCACTGGCCACGCCTGCTCTGGCTTTTATGCCGTACCTGGATTTGCTGGCCAACTCACTTGCCGGAAAAGTCAAAATAACCGATGTGCAATGTGTATTAACCAAAATCGGCTTTCGGGTAAGTCCGCTCGTCAAGATCAGCACCAATGTGGGGCTGGTGGGTATTGGCGAATGCCACCACGATGAAACTGGGTATGGTGCCAAAGACATCATCCAAAATGTTTGCAAGCCCATTCTGATGGATCAGGATCCGCTGGACCTTGAATACCTCGTATTCAAAATGAGTACCCGCACCTCCTACTATGGCGGCAACCATGGCCTGGCCACCCACGCCATCACCGGTGTGGAGTTTGCCATGTGGGACCTGATCGGCAAAATCACGGAACAGCCTGTGCACAAAATATTAGGCGGTGGCAGCCACGTAAAGGAAGTGAGGGCCTATGCCTCGTCGGGCCCTCAGGACATGCTGAGCAAAGACTCCTGCGCCGAATTTGCCGAGCTGATGAAAAGCCAGGGATGGACAGCCTGTAAAACCAATATCCTAAGAGACCAGGAGTGGAACAAGCTTGACAACCGCCGGCTATCAAATATAGAAGCAGACCGCAATGGAACAGGCTACACCAACATGAGAGAAGCGCTCGGGCTCGAATTCGATATTGCCGTGCACTGTCACTGGGAGTTTGATTTCGACAGTGCCCTGCGGCTGGCCAATGCAGTAGCACCTATACGTCCCATCTGGATGGAAGACCCGCTACCTATCGCCTACAATGAGCAATGGGTGAAGCTGACAGAAAAGTCGCCCGTACCCATCCTGACAGGCGAAAACCTGTATACCCGTGATGACTTCCGGCCTTTTATCGTGAACCAGGGCGTGAACATGATAGAGATTGACGTTTCCATGGCAGGCGGGCTGCTGGAGGCGAAGAAAATCGCCGACATGGCTGAGACTTATTACATCCCCGTGTGTACACACAATGTAGCTGGCCCTGTGGCCACCATTGCCTCAGCTAATTTCGCCGCATCGGTGAGGGAGTTTGTGGCTCATGAAGCGTTTATCTTCCATCCTAAGAACAAGGCAGGCAATGGCATCAATGGCGACCCTGATGTGCTTGGTTACGACAAAGAGGTCATTAAAAACGGCCATATCCAGCTTAGCGACCGGCCGGGCTTCGGGATCGAGCTCAATGAAAAGCTTATCAAAGAGAAGTATTTGGTAGCGGGGGAAAGTTGGTGGAAGTAGGCGGGCAGGCAGAGCTCCTGTCATCGGTCTTCCAGCCTCTTCCGTCATATGGTCGTGGACAGGTCGAAACAACCGCTGATTGGTGCAGCGATGTGGGTATGGAGGGTGATGGTGGGCATGTGGATAGGCTGGTTGTCTCTGTTTTCCCTGGGCAGGAACTAGCGTTAAGTGCTGTTGTTTGCTATTGGTGGCCTAGCTGCTCCGACTAACGGAATTTCAGACCAAGAAAGTTGGACCTCATTTCTGATATAAATACACAAATAAAATCCACACCCTATTTCTCACTGTTCTTTCGTCTAAACAACACATGCTACTCTTCTTCAAATGCTTGTTGCAATAAAAATAAGTAAACGAGAGTGATTTTCTCACCCACTTTTTCCAATCTATCTTTCCACTGCTCAACCTGCTCAAGATTTAAAGTCACCTCGATATTCTCTTCACCCTCATCGTTCGGCACTGGTGAAATAGCTTTACCTATATCTGATAAAAATGAAAAATATTCCTGATCCAATTCATCAATATCATTTCTTCTCTCAAAATATTTCAATTGCTCCGACAAATTTCCTGCTAATTCGTAAAATGATTTTCCAGCTTTATCAATCGATTTTTGAATCTGTTCCTTAAGAATAACCTCACCTATTTGAGAGTATCCATCAAAATCAGCTAATACAGACAACTGTGAAGTAACTCCCATAGTAATGGTTAATTCATGATAATACTTCATCATAGAATCCGCAAGGGCAACTTGTCCTTTGTGATCAGACTTAACTTCAAGACCTAGTTGTTCAGTTAGACGTCTATCAACTTCATCAGGAATGAATGAAGATGGTTGCAAATTTTCAATACCTCCTAAAGTGAACTGATGCAATTTAAATTTATAGGCTTGGCTATGAGCAACTTGATTGAAAACGGATGTGACGACCCAGAAACTGTTATAGTTAAGATCAAGCATCAAATGTTTCAAACTTAGGTATTTACACCCCCCAATTACATTATTAAATACTTTTAATGCAAGAGCAAGTCCATTTAGGTTGTCTAAGGCATCCACCGCGTCAGCAACAATAATTACCGTCTTTGTTTCTTCAATGAAATGCGGTTCCAGTTGGATTATGTAATTACTTCCTTCCGTTTCTCTACTGCAATCTCTCTTAACCCGCCTCTCAAAGTCCCCTTTCAACTTATTCAGATAGTCAAACGATTCTTTCCTAAGGCTTTTTTTAAAGGGAATTTGTGTTGGATTGATAATATGCTTCCATCCGAAGGCCAGAGAACGTAAAATTTGCTCTTCTCTATCTTGTAATTCTTTAAGATCATCAGAATCTAAATATTTTTCAAAATGTTGTCCAAAAGAGGTTTGGTATTCACTCAATCTCTCATAAGCATCGAATATATTAACAAGGGAAGTTCTCATTAACCCTCGATGTTTATCAAGAGATAAATTCAATTTATCAACTATACACTTAATGGATTGCCAGTGGAAGCTATCTAGTGAGCGAAAAATGTCATTATGTCGATCCCGATAACCCTTAAATTTTCTATTGAGTATGGAAATAGTGTTATCAACTAATATATTCTGTTTGAATTCACTCTCCCTCTCTCCTTCTGCTACTAAACCCGATTCATCTGAAATACTTTGTGGAAACAACAATGCAAACTGAATAGCCAACTGGTCATCTGTTATAACCTTTAACGCA contains:
- a CDS encoding response regulator transcription factor, with translation MSSILLVEDDHSLGYILKEYLQMHDFTVEWTKDGEEGLQAFQPGKFDICILDVMMPKMDGFALAGKLKAIDPTLPLIFLTAKSMKIDKMKGFKAGADDYIVKPVDEEELIMRIQAVLRRSGQPNKAATTESYTIGSHTFHLKNRQLLRNGEAVNLTKKEARVLQLLCESMGELVESDKILREVWGENTYFTRRSMDVYISKLRKYLSTDESVKIQNMHGSGYILGENER
- a CDS encoding mandelate racemase/muconate lactonizing enzyme family protein translates to MKRRTFVRNVALATPALAFMPYLDLLANSLAGKVKITDVQCVLTKIGFRVSPLVKISTNVGLVGIGECHHDETGYGAKDIIQNVCKPILMDQDPLDLEYLVFKMSTRTSYYGGNHGLATHAITGVEFAMWDLIGKITEQPVHKILGGGSHVKEVRAYASSGPQDMLSKDSCAEFAELMKSQGWTACKTNILRDQEWNKLDNRRLSNIEADRNGTGYTNMREALGLEFDIAVHCHWEFDFDSALRLANAVAPIRPIWMEDPLPIAYNEQWVKLTEKSPVPILTGENLYTRDDFRPFIVNQGVNMIEIDVSMAGGLLEAKKIADMAETYYIPVCTHNVAGPVATIASANFAASVREFVAHEAFIFHPKNKAGNGINGDPDVLGYDKEVIKNGHIQLSDRPGFGIELNEKLIKEKYLVAGESWWK
- a CDS encoding Crp/Fnr family transcriptional regulator, with product MIKEQLLQYVRSFVALTDEESEQFLAPFEEVHVKKRQFIVQPNFTNKHRAFVVKGAFRSYAVHDGQEHTLQFAIENWWVSDFNSYIYQHPATLFIVALEDSILLQIEYSREQELKKANHKFETFFRIMAEKGLAFEHRRIIFNLCHSAEARYENFILNFPNFIQRVPQYALASYLGMTTEFLSRIRNKKAHRRS
- a CDS encoding YHS domain-containing (seleno)protein, with protein sequence MKTFSFLLTALLMSTIGLAQNIKSVNNIDDSKIALQGYSPVSYLELGIAQKGQKEFKATHDGVAYYFTDAKQKKAFEANPEKYLPQYGGYCAFGVSVGAKFRVDPNKFVVKDGKYYLFLYDLEVDAQQLWLEGNHSQLAAKADNNWKKLSRE
- a CDS encoding uracil-DNA glycosylase family protein, whose translation is MNKLLNDIRACSLCKEHLPYFPRPVIQASPLARIVVIGQAPGLKVQQSGIPWDDASGDNLRSWLGMNREIFYNDRLLTLMPMGFCYPGTGKSGDLPPRPECAPLWHQPVLESMPEVRLTLLIGQYAQTYYLKERCMSTLTETVKNYQAYLPEYLPLPHPSPRNNIWQKRNSWFREEVLPTLQSIILPLLEKDDY
- a CDS encoding GNAT family N-acetyltransferase, which encodes MTIEFRQLSEVSTSAIVALMNNPLVRRQMPLLTDYFDEAACAAFVAAKTRLWNEHGYGPWAFVVDDVFAGWGGLQPEAGEADLALVLHPGYWGLGKKLYQKIIGRAFTEMGLESVTVLFPPSRTRLKGLLRLGFTEESEVYIGQRRFIKYRLRRPA